In the genome of Equus asinus isolate D_3611 breed Donkey chromosome 9, EquAss-T2T_v2, whole genome shotgun sequence, one region contains:
- the LOC106838065 gene encoding olfactory receptor 2G2-like, with the protein MAMERSTNASSLTGFILLGFSDYPQLQEPLFAVILILYLLTIVGNTTIILVSHVEPKLHTPMYFFLSHLSFLDLCFTSSVIPQLLVNLWDPMKAITYGGCVVQLCVSLALGSTECVLLAVMSYDRYVAICRPLQYTALMHPCLCIALATLAWLSGVATTLIQSTLTLQLPFCGYRQVDHFICEVPVLIKLACVDTTFNEAVLFVAAVLFLIVPVSFILVSYGYIAQAVLKIKSTTGRRKAFGTCSSHLMVVTIFYGTIIFMYLQPAKSRSKDQGKFVSLCYAVVTPMLNPLIYTLRNKEVKRALRKVLGKILGENFT; encoded by the coding sequence ATGGCGATGGAGAGGAGTACCAATGCCAGCAGCCTGACAGGCTTTATCCTGTTGGGGTTTTCTGATTATCCTCAGTTACAGGAGCCTCTATTTGCGGTCATCTTGATCTTGTATTTACTAACCATTGTGGGGAACACCACCATCATTCTGGTATCTCATGTGGAACCCAAGCTTCACACAccaatgtatttcttcctttctcatctctccTTCCTGGACCTCTGCTTTACCAGCAGTGTTATTCCCCAGCTTCTGGTAAACTTGTGGGATCCCATGAAAGCCATCACCTATGGTGGTTGCGTGGTTCAGCTCTGTGTCTCCCTTGCCCTAGGCTCGACTGAGTGTGTCCTCCTGGCTGTGATGTCCTACGATCGCTATGTCGCCATCTGCCGCCCCCTCCAGTACACTGCCTTGATGCATCCATGTCTCTGCATAGCTCTGGCAACTTTGGCATGGCTCAGTGGAGTGGCCACCACCCTCATACAATCCACTCTCACCCTGCAGCTCCCCTTCTGTGGGTATCGCCAAGTGGATCACTTCATCTGTGAAGTCCCTGTGCTCATCAAGTTGGCCTGTGTGGACACCACTTTCAATGAGGCTGTGCTCTTTGTGGCTGCTGTCCTCTTCCTTATAGTGCCTGTCTCCTTCATCTTGGTCTCCTATGGCTACATTGCCCAGGCAGTTTTGAAGATCAAGTCAACCACTGGAAGAAGGAAAGCGTTTGGGACCTGTTCCTCCCACCTGATGGTTGTCACCATCTTCTATGGAACCATCATCTTCATGTATCTGCAGCCGGCCAAGAGTAGATCCAAGGACCAGGGGAAGTTTGTCTCCCTCTGCTACGCCGTGGTCACCCCCATGCTCAACCCTCTTATCTATACTCTGAGGAACAAAGAGGTTAAGAGGGCACTGAGGAAAGTTCTTGGGAAGATTCTGGGAGAAAATTTTACATGA
- the LOC106838063 gene encoding olfactory receptor 5AP2-like, with the protein MGNQSTVARFILKSFSDDPTVNAVCTGCLLVTYAFGVLANIAVITVITKDGHLHTPMYFFLKSLSFLDVCYTSVTMPKAIVNAILGSQEISFLECAVQLYSFFTLAATECFLLTTMAYDRCMAIYRPLVYGVTMSRKLCWELVSTAWICGALYSIFHAINTFSLPFCGPNVIDHFFCDIPPVMRLSCADYHTNEEVSFIYTSCIILGACVLTLLSYLLIISTIAKIQQVQGRWKAFSTCSSHLTTVLLFYGTGSSLYLRPTSDYSPIQVRLAAVFYSIITPTLNPLIYCLRNKEMKVALEKVFLQLQRRKV; encoded by the coding sequence ATGGGGAATCAGAGCACCGTGGCACGATTTATCCTAAAGAGTTTCTCAGATGACCCCACTGTGAATGCTGTCTGCACTGGCTGTCTCCTGGTCACCTACGCCTTTGGGGTCCTGGCGAATATTGCTGTCATCACAGTGATTACCAAGGATGGCCACCTCCATacacccatgtatttcttcctaaAGAGTCTGTCCTTTCTGGATGTGTGCTACACCTCGGTCACCATGCCCAAGGCCATTGTCAATGCCATCCTGGGTTCTCAGGAGATTTCCTTCCTAGAGTGTGCTGTCCAGCTCTACTCCTTTTTCACCCTGGCAGCCACCGAGTGCTTCCTGCTCACGaccatggcctatgaccgctgcATGGCCATCTATAGGCCCCTTGTCTATGGGGTCACAATGAGCAGGAAGCTCTGCTGGGAGCTGGTTTCCACCGCCTGGATTTGTGGGGCTCTCTATTCCATCTTCCATGCCATCAAcaccttctccctccctttctgtgGACCGAATGTCATCgatcacttcttctgtgacatacCTCCTGTCATGAGGCTCTCCTGTGCTGACTATCACACAAATGAAGAAGTGAGTTTCATTTATACCAGCTGCATCATCCTGGGAGCCTGTGTTCTCACCCTGCTCTCGTACCTTCTCATCATCTCCACCATCGCCAAGATCCAGCAGGTGCAGGGCCGCTGGAAAGCCTTCTCCACTTGCTCTTCTCACCTGACCACTGTTCTCCTGTTTTATGGAACTGGGAGTTCCCTGTACCTGAGACCTACCTCTGACTATTCTCCCATCCAAGTGCGGCTGGCTGCTGTGTTTTACTCCATCATCACACCCACCTTGAATCCTCTCATCTATTGTCTgaggaacaaagaaatgaaagtagcTCTTGAGAAAGTGTTCCTTCAACTACAGAGAAGAAAAGTGTAA